A portion of the Thunnus maccoyii chromosome 20, fThuMac1.1, whole genome shotgun sequence genome contains these proteins:
- the LOC121887472 gene encoding dnaJ homolog subfamily C member 7-like, whose protein sequence is MAAVDIDVPVDTEPLIFNQDDMERQAEGFKEQGNAFYSKKDYSEAFNYYTKAIDACPKNASYYGNRAATLMMLCRFREALEDSQQAVRLDDCFMKGHLREGKCHLSLGNAMAASRCFQKVLEMEPSNREAQQENKNAATLLEYERMADFGFEKRDFRKVVYCMDRALALACACHRFKILKAECLALLGRYPEAQSVASDILRMDSTNADALYVRGLCLYYEDCIDKAVQFFIQALRMAPDHEKARLACRNAKALKAKKEEGNLAFKNCNFEAAYQLYTEALTIDPNNIKTNAKLYCNRATAGAKLKKLDQAIDDCTSAIKLDDTYIKAYLRRAQCYMDTEQYEEAVRDYEKVYQTEKTSDHKHLLKTAQLELKKSKRKDYYKVLGVGKNATEDEIKKAYRKRALMHHPDRHSAATPEVQKEEEKKFKEVGEAFTVLSDPKKKIRYDNGHDLADDGGFDGGDFDANNIFRAFFGGHGGGGFSFDSSADSGPGNFFFQFG, encoded by the exons ATGGCAGCTGTTGACATCGACGTGCCGGTGGATACAGAACCCCTGATCTTCAATCAGGATGACATGGAGCG TCAGGCTGAAGGTTTCAAAGAGCAAGGAAATGCATTCTACAGCAAGAAAGATTACTCTGAGGCTTTCAACTATTACACCAAGGCCATTG ATGCATGCCCCAAAAATGCCAGTTATTATGGCAACAGGGCAGCCACCCTCATGATGCTCTGTCGCTTTCGAGAGGCCCTCGAAGATTCCCAGCAGGCTGTGCGGCTGGATGACTGTTTCATGAAG GGTCATCTACGTGAGGGCAAGTGCCATCTCTCGTTGGGAAATGCCATGGCGGCCAGTCGCTGCTTTCAGAAGGTTCTGGAGATGGAGCCCAGCAATAGAGAGGCCCAGCAGGAG AATAAGAATGCAGCAACACTACTGGAGTATGAGCGAATGGCGGATTTTGGCTTTGAGAAGCGGGATTTCAGAAAG GTCGTGTACTGTATGGACCGGGCCTTAGCTCTGGCTTGTGCCTGCCACCGCTTCAAAATCCTCAAGGCGGAGTGTCTGGCTCTGCTGGGACGCTATCCAGAAGCCCAGTCTGTAGCGAG TGATATCCTGCGAATGGATTCCACAAACGCAGATGCGCTATACGTTCGAGGCCTGTGTCTCTACTATGAGGACTGCATCGATAAAGCTGTACAGTTCTTTATCCAGGCTCTGCGCATGGCACCTGACCATGAAAAGGCCCGGCTAGCCTGCAGG AATGCCAAAGCCTTAAAAGCCAAGAAAGAGGAGGGCAACCTGGCATTTAAGAACTGCAACTTTGAAGCTGCCTACCAACTGTATACTGAGGCCCTGACGATAGACCCCAACAACATCAAGACCAACGCCAAACTCTACTGCAACAGAGCCACAGCAGGAGCAAAG CTGAAGAAACTTGATCAAGCCATTGACGACTGCACCAGTGCAATCAAATTAGATGACACTTACATCAAGGCCTACTTAAGAAGAGCTCAGTG TTACATGGATACAGAGCAGTATGAAGAGGCTGTGCGGGACTATGAAAAAGTGTAccagacagaaaaaacatcag ACCACAAGCATCTGCTGAAGACAGCACAGCTGGAGCTGAAGAAGAGCAAGAGGAAAGATTACTACAAGGTGCTGGGGGTCGGCAAGAACGCCACCGAGGACGAGATCAAAAAAGCCTATCGCAAACGGGCCCTAATGCACCACCCAG ACCGCCACAGTGCAGCGACGCCAGAGGTgcaaaaggaggaggaaaagaaattCAAGGAGGTGGGCGAGGCCTTCACCGTGCTCTCCGACCCAAAGAAGAAGATCAGATATGACAATGGACACGACCTGGCTGATGACGGCGGCTTTGATGGTGGAG ATTTCGATGCAAACAACATCTTCAGGGCTTTCTTCGGTGGCCATGGTGGAGGTGGATTTTCTTTTGATTCCAGTGCAG actCTGGGCCTGGAAATTTCTTTTTCCAGTTTGGCTAA